Proteins from a single region of Streptomyces spinoverrucosus:
- a CDS encoding 2-cyclohexenylcarbonyl CoA isomerase yields MADTVLYEVNDGLATITLNRPEAMNALNIEAKVALRDAVQSAAADDAVRAVLLTAAGDRAFCVGQDLKEHIGLLAADREAGEGQTMSTVREHYNPIVRALTDMAKPVVAGVNGVAAGAGFGFALAADYRVVADTAAFNTSFAGVALTADSGVSWTLPRVVGPGRATDLLLFPRSVKAQESYELGIANRVVPAAELRAEAEQVARSLAEGPTVAYAAIKEAVAYGLSHSLAETLQKEDELQARAGASEDHGIAVQAFVNKEKPKYLGR; encoded by the coding sequence ATGGCCGACACCGTGCTCTACGAGGTGAACGACGGGCTCGCGACGATCACGCTGAACCGCCCCGAGGCGATGAACGCGCTGAACATCGAGGCCAAGGTCGCCCTCCGGGACGCGGTCCAGTCCGCGGCGGCCGACGACGCCGTCCGGGCGGTGCTGCTGACCGCGGCCGGTGACCGGGCGTTCTGCGTGGGCCAGGACCTCAAGGAGCACATCGGACTGCTGGCCGCCGACCGGGAGGCGGGCGAGGGGCAGACTATGAGCACCGTGCGTGAGCACTACAACCCGATCGTGCGGGCGCTGACCGACATGGCGAAGCCGGTGGTCGCGGGCGTGAACGGGGTCGCCGCCGGGGCCGGTTTCGGCTTCGCGCTCGCCGCGGACTACCGGGTCGTGGCGGACACGGCGGCGTTCAACACGTCGTTCGCGGGCGTCGCGCTGACCGCCGACTCCGGTGTCTCCTGGACGCTGCCGCGCGTGGTCGGACCCGGGCGCGCCACCGATCTGCTGCTCTTCCCGCGCAGTGTCAAGGCGCAGGAGTCGTACGAGCTGGGCATCGCGAACCGGGTCGTGCCGGCGGCGGAGCTGCGGGCGGAGGCCGAGCAGGTGGCTCGCTCGCTGGCCGAGGGGCCGACGGTGGCGTACGCGGCGATCAAGGAGGCCGTGGCGTACGGGCTCAGCCACTCCCTGGCCGAGACGCTCCAGAAGGAGGACGAGCTCCAGGCGCGGGCGGGGGCGTCGGAGGACCACGGGATCGCGGTGCAGGCGTTCGTGAACAAGGAGAAGCCGAAGTACCTGGGGCGCTGA
- a CDS encoding DNA-3-methyladenine glycosylase I: MSDGTPLAGPDGALRCPWALSTPDYVTYHDEEWGRPVHGDDALFERLALEAFQSGLSWITILRRRPGFRAAFADFKIATVATFTDADRDRLLTDVRIIRNRAKIDATLANARALADWAPGELDDLIWSHAPDPATRPVPKTIADVPAVTPESTALSKALKKRGLRFVGPTTAYALMQACGLVNDHLADCAARRVG; the protein is encoded by the coding sequence GTGAGCGACGGCACCCCCCTGGCAGGCCCCGACGGCGCGCTGCGCTGCCCCTGGGCCCTGTCGACGCCGGACTACGTGACGTACCACGACGAGGAGTGGGGCCGCCCGGTCCACGGCGACGACGCGCTGTTCGAACGGCTGGCCCTGGAGGCCTTCCAGTCCGGGCTGTCCTGGATCACCATCCTGCGCCGCCGCCCCGGCTTCCGCGCCGCCTTCGCCGACTTCAAGATCGCCACGGTCGCCACCTTCACGGACGCCGACCGCGACCGCCTCCTCACCGATGTCCGCATCATCCGCAACCGCGCGAAGATCGACGCCACCCTCGCCAACGCCCGCGCGCTGGCTGACTGGGCGCCGGGCGAGCTGGACGACCTGATCTGGTCGCACGCCCCCGACCCGGCCACCCGCCCGGTCCCCAAGACCATCGCCGACGTCCCCGCGGTCACCCCGGAGTCGACGGCCCTGTCCAAGGCCCTGAAGAAACGGGGCCTGCGCTTCGTGGGTCCGACGACGGCGTACGCACTGATGCAGGCATGCGGCCTGGTCAACGACCACCTGGCGGACTGCGCCGCACGCCGCGTCGGCTAG
- a CDS encoding DivIVA domain-containing protein, with amino-acid sequence MVMFFFLVVALAVVVAAVTLAVVGGGEHGPLPEAAPERLQDPLPLDRPVGRTDIDTLRFPLAARGYRMSDVDDALNRIAAELAERDARIADLESALAGVQAEARVSTDRTGQEEDQR; translated from the coding sequence ATGGTTATGTTCTTCTTCCTGGTCGTCGCCCTCGCCGTCGTGGTCGCCGCGGTGACCCTCGCGGTGGTCGGCGGCGGTGAGCACGGCCCGCTGCCCGAGGCCGCGCCCGAGCGGCTGCAGGACCCGCTGCCCTTGGACCGCCCGGTCGGCCGCACGGACATCGACACCCTGCGCTTCCCGCTCGCCGCCCGTGGCTACCGCATGTCCGACGTCGACGACGCCCTCAACCGCATCGCCGCCGAGCTCGCCGAGCGCGACGCCCGGATCGCCGACCTGGAGTCCGCCCTGGCCGGCGTCCAGGCCGAGGCCCGCGTCTCCACGGACAGGACCGGCCAGGAAGAGGACCAGCGGTGA
- the folP gene encoding dihydropteroate synthase, which produces MLRLGRREFDPREPVIMAIVNRTPDSFYDQGATFRDEPALARVEQAVAEGAAIIDIGGVKAGPGEEVTAEEEARRTVGFVAEVRRRFPEVIISVDTWRHEVGEAVCEAGADLLNDAWGGVDPRLAEVAARYGVGLVCTHAGGAEPRTRPHRVTYDDVMADILRVTLGLAERAVSLGVPRESVLIDPGHDFGKNTRHSLEATRRLGEMVETGWPVLVSLSNKDFVGESLDKPVKERVVGTLATTAVSAWLGAQVYRVHEVAETRQVLEMVSAIAGWREPTVARRGLA; this is translated from the coding sequence ATGCTCAGGCTGGGCAGGCGGGAGTTCGACCCGCGCGAGCCGGTGATCATGGCGATCGTGAACCGGACCCCGGACTCCTTCTACGACCAGGGGGCCACGTTCCGCGACGAGCCCGCGCTGGCACGGGTGGAGCAGGCGGTGGCGGAGGGGGCCGCGATCATCGACATCGGCGGGGTCAAGGCGGGGCCCGGCGAGGAGGTGACCGCCGAGGAGGAGGCGCGGCGGACGGTGGGGTTCGTGGCGGAGGTGCGGCGGCGGTTCCCGGAGGTGATCATCAGTGTGGACACCTGGCGGCACGAGGTCGGGGAGGCCGTGTGCGAGGCCGGGGCGGATCTGCTGAACGACGCGTGGGGTGGGGTGGATCCGCGGCTGGCGGAGGTCGCCGCGCGGTACGGGGTGGGGCTTGTGTGTACGCACGCGGGGGGCGCCGAGCCGCGTACGCGGCCGCACCGGGTGACGTACGACGACGTCATGGCGGACATTCTGCGGGTGACGCTCGGGCTGGCTGAGCGGGCGGTGTCGTTGGGGGTGCCTCGGGAGTCGGTGCTGATCGATCCCGGGCACGACTTCGGGAAGAACACGCGGCACAGTCTGGAGGCGACTCGGCGGCTCGGGGAGATGGTCGAGACGGGGTGGCCGGTGCTGGTGTCGCTGTCGAACAAGGACTTCGTCGGGGAGAGCCTGGACAAGCCGGTGAAGGAGCGGGTGGTCGGTACGTTGGCCACGACCGCGGTGTCCGCGTGGTTGGGGGCGCAGGTGTACCGGGTGCATGAGGTGGCGGAGACTCGGCAGGTGCTGGAGATGGTGTCGGCGATCGCGGGGTGGCGCGAGCCGACGGTCGCACGGCGGGGGCTGGCCTGA
- a CDS encoding LOG family protein: MATGNPEGKKQPPEEQRLGPVLRRRSQVTASTTDQRLLDAGGPSDWVHTDPWRVLRIQSEFIEGFGTLAELPPAISVFGSARTPVESAEYDIGVRLGRGLVEAGFAVITGGGPGAMEAANKGACEAGGISVGLGIELPFEQGLNPYVDIGLNFRYFFVRKMMFVKYAQGFVVLPGGLGTLDELFEALTLVQTQKVTRFPIVLFGTDYWGGLIDWLRNTLIAQGKAAEKDLQLFHVTDDVDEAVALVSKEAGR, from the coding sequence ATGGCCACCGGCAACCCTGAGGGCAAGAAGCAGCCGCCGGAGGAGCAGCGCCTCGGCCCGGTCCTCCGTCGGCGGAGCCAGGTGACGGCGAGCACGACGGACCAGCGTCTGCTGGACGCGGGCGGCCCGTCGGACTGGGTCCACACCGACCCGTGGCGTGTGCTGCGCATCCAGTCGGAGTTCATCGAGGGCTTCGGCACACTCGCCGAGCTCCCGCCCGCCATCAGCGTGTTCGGCTCCGCCCGTACGCCGGTGGAGTCCGCCGAGTACGACATCGGCGTCCGCCTCGGCCGAGGCCTGGTGGAGGCGGGCTTCGCGGTCATCACCGGCGGCGGCCCCGGGGCGATGGAGGCGGCCAACAAGGGCGCGTGCGAGGCGGGCGGCATCTCGGTCGGCCTGGGCATCGAGCTGCCCTTCGAGCAGGGCCTCAACCCCTATGTCGACATCGGCCTGAACTTCCGCTACTTCTTCGTCCGCAAGATGATGTTCGTCAAGTACGCGCAGGGGTTCGTGGTCCTGCCCGGCGGCCTCGGCACCCTGGACGAACTCTTCGAGGCCCTGACCCTGGTCCAGACCCAGAAGGTCACCCGCTTCCCCATCGTCCTCTTCGGCACCGACTACTGGGGCGGCCTGATCGACTGGCTCCGCAACACGCTGATCGCCCAGGGCAAGGCGGCGGAGAAGGATCTCCAGCTGTTCCACGTGACGGACGACGTGGACGAGGCGGTGGCGTTGGTGTCGAAGGAGGCGGGACGCTAG
- the dapE gene encoding succinyl-diaminopimelate desuccinylase, with translation MADSPLDLTLDAARLTAQLVDFPSESGSEKPLADAIENALRALPHLTVDRYGNNVVARTDLGRSQRVILAGHIDTVPIADNVPSRLDEDGVLWGCGTCDMKAGVAVQLRIAATVPAPNRDLTFVFYDNEEVAADLNGLRHVAEAHPEWLQGDFAVLLEPSDGQVEGGCQGTLRVLLKTSGERAHSARGWMGSNAIHAAAPILERLASYQPRYPVIDGLEYREGLNAVRISGGVAGNVIPDECVVTVNFRYAPDRTEEEAIAHVREVFADCGVTDFVVDDHSPGALPGLSHPAAAAFIEAVGGIPQPKYGWTDVSRFSALGVPAVNYGPGNPHLAHKRDERVETAKILAGEERLRAWLTA, from the coding sequence ATGGCCGACTCCCCGCTTGACCTCACCCTGGACGCCGCCCGGCTCACCGCCCAGCTCGTCGACTTCCCGTCCGAGAGCGGCAGCGAGAAGCCCCTCGCGGACGCGATCGAGAACGCGCTGCGCGCCCTGCCGCACCTCACGGTCGACCGCTACGGCAACAACGTCGTCGCCCGCACCGACCTGGGCCGGTCGCAGCGGGTGATCCTCGCCGGGCACATCGACACGGTGCCGATCGCCGACAACGTGCCGTCCCGGCTGGACGAGGACGGGGTGTTGTGGGGCTGCGGCACCTGCGACATGAAGGCGGGCGTCGCGGTGCAGCTGCGGATCGCGGCCACGGTCCCGGCCCCCAACCGCGACCTGACCTTCGTCTTCTACGACAACGAGGAGGTCGCCGCCGACCTCAACGGCCTCAGGCACGTCGCCGAGGCGCACCCGGAGTGGCTCCAGGGCGACTTCGCGGTGCTGCTGGAGCCGTCCGACGGCCAGGTCGAGGGCGGCTGCCAGGGCACCCTGCGTGTGCTGCTGAAGACGAGCGGCGAGCGGGCGCACTCGGCGCGCGGCTGGATGGGCTCGAACGCGATCCACGCGGCGGCGCCCATTCTGGAGCGGTTGGCCTCGTACCAGCCCCGCTACCCGGTGATCGACGGCCTGGAGTACCGCGAGGGCCTGAACGCGGTGCGCATTTCGGGCGGTGTGGCCGGAAATGTCATCCCCGACGAGTGTGTCGTCACGGTCAACTTCCGCTACGCCCCGGACCGTACGGAGGAGGAGGCGATCGCCCACGTCCGTGAGGTGTTCGCGGACTGCGGCGTGACCGACTTCGTCGTCGACGACCACAGCCCGGGCGCGCTGCCCGGCCTGTCCCACCCGGCCGCGGCGGCCTTCATCGAGGCGGTGGGCGGCATCCCGCAGCCCAAGTACGGCTGGACCGACGTGTCGCGTTTCTCGGCGTTGGGCGTCCCGGCGGTCAACTACGGCCCCGGCAACCCGCACTTGGCGCACAAGCGGGACGAGCGGGTGGAGACGGCGAAGATCCTGGCGGGGGAGGAGCGGCTGCGGGCCTGGCTGACGGCGTGA
- a CDS encoding heavy metal transporter — translation MPEPSPTLQRRGRLLRVGAAFVVLLAVAGYLAVQYITGGTGGPGCRVVSADGDGATYEFTPEQAVNAATITAVGTARGLPERAVTIALATALQESALRNISHGDRDSLGLFQQRPSQGWGTEEQIMDPIYSAGMFYDHLVEVPGYTRLPLTVAAQRVQRSGFPQAYAKHEPDATLLAAALTGRAAATLTCEGRPGATATAGPDAVRSALVRDFGRDAVQQAGAEVGATTPAPTPSLVTETSGRTVTVPVAEDTDGRGSQERGWQLAHWAVANASALHIERVSYAGREWVAGHTDSRWRAAAGDASNGDRAESAGAANAVRIVTAQ, via the coding sequence GTGCCAGAGCCGTCCCCTACTCTCCAGCGTCGTGGCCGCCTCCTCCGTGTCGGGGCGGCCTTCGTCGTCCTGCTCGCGGTCGCGGGCTATCTCGCGGTGCAGTACATCACCGGAGGCACCGGCGGCCCGGGATGCCGGGTCGTCTCGGCCGACGGCGACGGAGCGACGTACGAGTTCACCCCCGAACAGGCCGTCAACGCCGCCACGATCACCGCCGTCGGCACCGCCCGCGGCCTGCCCGAACGGGCCGTCACCATCGCCCTCGCGACCGCCCTGCAGGAGTCCGCGCTGCGCAACATCAGCCACGGCGACCGCGACTCCCTCGGCCTGTTCCAGCAGCGGCCCTCGCAGGGCTGGGGCACCGAGGAGCAGATCATGGACCCGATCTACTCGGCGGGCATGTTCTACGACCATCTGGTCGAGGTCCCCGGCTACACCCGGCTGCCCCTCACCGTCGCCGCCCAGCGCGTGCAGCGCAGCGGTTTCCCGCAGGCGTACGCCAAGCACGAGCCCGACGCCACCCTGCTCGCCGCCGCCCTCACCGGCCGCGCGGCGGCCACGCTGACCTGCGAGGGCCGGCCGGGCGCGACGGCGACCGCCGGTCCGGACGCGGTGCGCTCCGCGCTCGTGCGGGACTTCGGGCGGGACGCCGTGCAGCAGGCCGGCGCCGAGGTGGGCGCCACCACCCCTGCTCCGACGCCGAGCCTGGTCACCGAGACCAGCGGGCGGACGGTGACCGTGCCCGTCGCCGAGGACACCGACGGGCGCGGCTCCCAGGAGCGCGGCTGGCAGCTCGCGCACTGGGCCGTGGCCAACGCCTCCGCGCTGCACATCGAACGGGTCTCGTACGCCGGCCGGGAGTGGGTCGCCGGGCACACCGACAGCCGGTGGCGTGCCGCGGCGGGGGACGCGAGCAACGGGGATCGGGCGGAGAGCGCGGGAGCCGCGAACGCCGTCCGAATTGTCACTGCTCAGTAG
- a CDS encoding ATP-binding protein, which produces MSLPLTRRIARAALLVAAGAAAGVGAAGSASAAAELPATGNLGGLTALDGANVGNTVDSAAQNVTGTAGETGSKAVKKAVPAAGKTGGQAAKKAMPAVQKVAGDTAGAAGAVVGDAASTAATTGGLPTDGLTKGGLPTASLPTQGLPIG; this is translated from the coding sequence ATGTCCCTCCCCCTGACCCGTCGGATCGCCCGTGCCGCGCTGCTCGTCGCTGCGGGAGCGGCTGCCGGGGTCGGTGCGGCCGGCTCCGCCAGCGCTGCAGCCGAACTGCCCGCCACCGGCAACCTCGGCGGGCTGACCGCCCTGGACGGGGCCAACGTCGGCAACACCGTCGACAGCGCGGCGCAGAACGTGACCGGAACCGCCGGTGAGACCGGCAGCAAGGCAGTCAAGAAGGCGGTGCCGGCCGCGGGCAAGACCGGTGGCCAGGCCGCGAAGAAGGCGATGCCGGCGGTGCAGAAGGTCGCGGGTGACACGGCCGGGGCCGCCGGGGCCGTCGTGGGCGACGCCGCGTCGACCGCCGCCACCACCGGTGGGCTGCCGACGGACGGGCTGACCAAGGGCGGCCTGCCCACCGCGTCGCTGCCGACCCAGGGGCTGCCGATCGGCTGA
- a CDS encoding bifunctional succinyldiaminopimelate transaminase/glutamate-prephenate aminotransferase, whose translation MSAVTDRLPTFPWDKLAPYRKTAAAHPDGLVDLSVGTPVDPVPELIQKALIAAADSPGYPTVWGTPELRDAITGWVQRRLGARDVTHHHVLPIVGSKELVAWLPTQLGLGPGDKVAYPRLAYPTYEVGARLARAEYEVYDDPTDLDPTNLKLLWLNSPSNPTGKVLSKQELTRIVAWAREHGVLVFSDECYLELGWEADPVSVLHPDVNGGSYEGIVSVHSLSKRSNLAGYRAAFLAGDPAVLGPLLEIRKHGGMMTSAPTQAAVVAALGDDTHVREQRDRYAARRTALREALLGHGFRIEHSEASLYLWATRDESCWDTVAHLADLGILVAPGDFYGQAGENFVRVALTATDERIAAAVKRLA comes from the coding sequence GTGTCCGCAGTCACCGACCGCCTGCCCACCTTTCCCTGGGACAAGCTCGCTCCGTACCGGAAGACGGCCGCCGCGCACCCGGACGGCCTCGTCGACCTCTCCGTCGGCACCCCGGTCGACCCGGTCCCCGAGCTGATCCAGAAGGCGCTGATCGCCGCCGCCGACTCGCCCGGCTACCCGACCGTGTGGGGCACGCCGGAACTGCGGGACGCGATCACGGGCTGGGTGCAGCGCCGCCTCGGCGCCCGTGACGTCACCCACCACCACGTCCTGCCGATCGTCGGCTCCAAGGAACTGGTCGCCTGGCTCCCCACCCAGCTGGGCCTCGGCCCCGGCGACAAGGTGGCGTACCCGCGCCTCGCCTACCCGACGTACGAGGTGGGCGCGCGCCTGGCCCGCGCCGAGTACGAGGTGTACGACGACCCGACGGACCTCGACCCGACGAACCTGAAGCTGCTCTGGCTGAACTCGCCCTCCAACCCGACGGGCAAGGTGCTGTCGAAGCAGGAGCTGACCCGGATCGTCGCCTGGGCCCGTGAGCACGGCGTCCTGGTCTTCTCCGACGAGTGCTACCTCGAACTCGGCTGGGAGGCCGACCCGGTCTCCGTCCTCCACCCGGACGTCAACGGCGGCTCGTACGAGGGCATCGTCTCGGTCCACTCCTTGTCCAAGCGCTCCAACCTCGCGGGCTATCGCGCCGCCTTCCTCGCCGGCGACCCGGCCGTCCTCGGCCCGCTTCTGGAGATCCGCAAGCACGGCGGCATGATGACGTCCGCGCCGACGCAGGCGGCGGTGGTGGCGGCGCTGGGCGACGACACCCACGTCCGCGAGCAGCGCGACCGTTACGCGGCCCGCCGCACGGCCCTGCGCGAGGCCCTGCTGGGCCACGGCTTCCGCATCGAGCACAGCGAGGCCAGCCTCTATCTGTGGGCGACCAGGGACGAGTCCTGCTGGGACACGGTCGCCCATCTGGCCGACCTGGGCATCCTGGTCGCGCCGGGCGACTTCTACGGCCAGGCGGGCGAGAACTTCGTACGAGTGGCCCTGACGGCGACGGACGAGCGGATCGCGGCGGCGGTCAAGCGCCTCGCGTGA
- the fdxA gene encoding ferredoxin, which translates to MTYVIAQPCVDVKDKACIEECPVDCIYEGSRSLYIHPDECVDCGACEPVCPVEAIFYEDDVPEEWKDYYKANVEFFDELGSPGGASKLGLIERDHPFVAALPPQGE; encoded by the coding sequence GTGACCTACGTCATCGCGCAGCCTTGTGTCGACGTCAAGGACAAGGCGTGCATCGAGGAGTGCCCGGTCGACTGCATCTACGAGGGCTCCAGGTCCTTGTACATCCACCCGGACGAATGCGTCGACTGCGGTGCGTGTGAGCCGGTCTGCCCGGTTGAGGCGATCTTCTACGAGGACGACGTGCCGGAGGAGTGGAAGGACTACTACAAGGCGAACGTCGAGTTCTTCGACGAGCTCGGCTCGCCCGGCGGCGCGAGCAAGCTCGGCCTGATCGAGCGGGACCACCCCTTCGTCGCCGCGCTGCCGCCGCAGGGCGAGTGA
- a CDS encoding GNAT family N-acetyltransferase: MEISPAGRLEVRITAADVGKRVSVRRLGDHRVTEQKFTDTVGVLTSWNNGVLVITRRDGERVRIEETSLVAGKVVPPAPARRRGPAASYEELARVAARAWQPLESERLGEWELRAAAGFTRRANSVLPLGDPGVSLDEALTAVRRWYGDRGLPAYIQTATGAEGTQELLCAELEERGWVREVSAELWIGGLAPLADRAEGAGVVLSREADAGWLARYQRKGVSEVALRVLGSGRSVWFASVPGEGSVPAAIGRCVVDGRWAGFAAVEVDPALRRRGLASEVMAALARRAMDEGASAAWLQVETDNAGARALYAALGFGVHHTYHHVREPEGR, encoded by the coding sequence GTGGAAATATCACCGGCTGGACGCCTTGAGGTCCGTATCACCGCTGCTGACGTGGGCAAACGAGTCTCCGTACGGCGCTTGGGGGACCATCGTGTCACGGAGCAGAAATTCACCGACACGGTGGGTGTTCTCACATCCTGGAACAACGGTGTGCTCGTGATCACACGGCGGGACGGCGAACGCGTCCGCATCGAGGAAACCTCGCTGGTCGCGGGCAAGGTCGTGCCTCCGGCACCGGCCCGGCGACGCGGCCCCGCCGCCTCCTACGAGGAGCTCGCCCGGGTCGCCGCGCGCGCCTGGCAGCCGCTGGAGAGCGAGCGGCTCGGCGAGTGGGAGCTGCGCGCCGCGGCCGGGTTCACCCGGCGCGCCAACTCCGTACTGCCACTCGGCGACCCGGGAGTGTCCCTCGACGAGGCGCTGACCGCCGTACGGCGCTGGTACGGCGACCGGGGCCTGCCCGCGTACATCCAGACCGCCACCGGCGCCGAGGGCACGCAGGAGCTGCTGTGCGCGGAGCTGGAGGAGCGGGGGTGGGTGCGGGAGGTGTCCGCCGAGTTGTGGATCGGCGGGCTCGCGCCCCTCGCCGACCGGGCCGAGGGTGCCGGGGTGGTGCTGTCCCGGGAGGCGGACGCGGGGTGGCTGGCGCGGTACCAGCGCAAGGGGGTGAGTGAGGTGGCTTTGCGGGTGCTGGGGAGCGGGAGGTCGGTGTGGTTCGCGAGTGTGCCGGGCGAGGGCTCGGTCCCCGCGGCCATCGGGCGGTGTGTCGTGGACGGGCGGTGGGCCGGGTTCGCCGCCGTCGAGGTGGATCCCGCGCTACGACGGCGGGGGCTGGCGAGCGAGGTGATGGCCGCGTTGGCCCGGCGGGCCATGGACGAGGGCGCGTCGGCGGCATGGCTGCAGGTCGAGACGGACAATGCCGGTGCACGGGCGTTGTACGCCGCGCTGGGCTTCGGTGTGCATCACACGTACCACCATGTCCGGGAGCCGGAGGGCAGGTAG
- a CDS encoding transglutaminase family protein, whose translation MSPPFPPSAERSAELRRRFAEEARAERPDLATLCLLVGAQADGTLDEAGIDAAQVELDRLAGLLPFRPGGARAWAVALRELLGDRCGFRGSAADYQRLQSSLLHAVLVRRRGLPILLSVVWMEVARRAGAPVYGVALPGHFVVGFGGPAGAADEQVLADPFDGGRVMSGNDAELLVVGATGAPLDPSMLVPADPLDVVLRILNNIRAWAAARVERSDVGLWAVELSLLLPSHPARLRYERAQLLVRRGDFLGAAAELDAYAEVVGGVDEGAAEQVRGEARAARAMLN comes from the coding sequence ATGAGTCCACCCTTCCCGCCATCCGCCGAGCGGTCCGCCGAGCTGCGGCGCCGGTTCGCCGAGGAGGCGCGGGCCGAGCGGCCCGATCTGGCGACGTTGTGTCTGCTGGTCGGTGCGCAGGCCGACGGGACGCTGGACGAGGCGGGCATCGACGCCGCGCAGGTGGAGCTGGACCGGCTGGCCGGGCTGCTGCCGTTCCGGCCGGGTGGGGCGCGGGCGTGGGCGGTGGCGTTGCGGGAGCTGCTGGGTGACCGGTGCGGGTTTCGCGGCTCCGCCGCGGACTATCAGCGGCTTCAGTCGTCGCTGCTGCATGCCGTGCTGGTGCGGCGGCGGGGGTTGCCGATTCTGCTGTCGGTGGTGTGGATGGAGGTGGCTCGGCGGGCGGGGGCGCCGGTGTACGGGGTGGCCCTGCCGGGGCACTTCGTCGTCGGGTTCGGGGGTCCGGCCGGAGCGGCGGACGAGCAGGTGCTGGCCGATCCGTTCGACGGGGGGCGGGTGATGAGTGGGAACGATGCGGAGTTGCTGGTGGTGGGGGCCACCGGGGCGCCGCTGGATCCTTCGATGCTGGTGCCCGCGGATCCGTTGGATGTGGTGCTGCGGATTCTGAACAACATCCGGGCGTGGGCCGCCGCGCGGGTCGAGCGGTCGGATGTGGGGTTGTGGGCCGTGGAGTTGTCGCTGCTGCTGCCCTCGCATCCGGCTCGGTTGCGGTACGAGCGGGCGCAGTTGCTGGTGCGGCGGGGGGACTTCCTGGGGGCGGCCGCGGAGTTGGATGCGTATGCGGAGGTGGTGGGGGGTGTGGATGAGGGGGCGGCGGAGCAGGTGCGGGGGGAGGCGCGGGCCGCTCGTGCCATGTTGAACTGA
- a CDS encoding response regulator transcription factor translates to MSRTIRVLLAEDQSMVREALAALLGLEDDIEVVAQAARGDEVLPLAREHDVDVALLDIEMPGATGIEAAARLHRELPDVRLVILTTFGRPGHLRTAMESGADAFLVKDAPAAQLAEAIRKVLTGERVIDPTLAAAALAEGTNPLTDREREVLRAAAAGSTNAELAKTLHLSQGTVRNYLSTAIQKLAARNRTEAARIAEDKGWL, encoded by the coding sequence ATGAGCCGCACGATCAGGGTCCTGCTCGCCGAGGACCAGTCGATGGTCCGCGAGGCACTGGCCGCGCTGCTCGGCCTGGAGGACGACATCGAGGTGGTCGCCCAGGCGGCCCGCGGCGACGAGGTGCTGCCGCTGGCCCGCGAGCACGACGTCGACGTGGCCCTCCTCGACATCGAGATGCCGGGCGCGACCGGCATCGAGGCGGCGGCCCGACTCCACCGGGAGCTGCCGGACGTACGCCTGGTCATCCTCACCACCTTCGGCCGCCCCGGCCACCTCCGCACCGCCATGGAGTCCGGCGCCGACGCCTTCCTGGTCAAGGACGCCCCCGCAGCGCAACTGGCGGAGGCGATCCGCAAGGTCCTGACGGGCGAACGGGTCATCGACCCGACGTTGGCGGCAGCGGCCCTGGCGGAGGGCACCAACCCATTGACGGACCGCGAACGAGAGGTCCTGCGAGCGGCAGCGGCCGGCTCCACAAACGCCGAACTGGCCAAGACCCTGCACCTGTCCCAGGGCACGGTCCGCAACTACCTCTCCACGGCGATCCAAAAACTGGCGGCCCGAAACAGAACGGAAGCGGCCCGGATCGCCGAGGACAAGGGCTGGCTGTAA